In Pseudomonas abieticivorans, the genomic window GAGCAGTGCCTGGGGCCGGGCGAGCTGTTGGTGATCAACCCGCACGATCCGGTCGACCTGACCTATTCGGCCGACTGCGAGAAATTCATCCTCAAGGTGCCCACGCGCCTGCTCGAGGCGGTGTGTGAGGAGCAACGCTGGCACACCGAGGGCGCCGGCGTGCGGTTTGTCGGCAATCGTTATAGGCTCGACCAGTTGGATGGCTTCGATCGCCTGCTGGGCATGCTCTGCAACGAGGCCGAAAGCCGCGATCCGCTGCTGCGGGTGCAAGAGCATTACGCGCAGATCGTCGCCAGCAAGATGCTCACCGCCATGCCCAGCAACCTGCGCCGTGAGGCATCGGGCTCGGCGGCGATGACCTTCGAGCGCATTGCCGATTACATCCAGCGCCACCTCAAGCACGCCATCGACAGCAACGCCTTGGCGAAGGTGGCCAACATGAGCCAGCGCTCGCTGTATGCGCTGTTCGAACGCCATGCCGGCACAACGCCTGGGCAGTACATTCGCCAGCAGAAACTGCAACGCATCCAAGCCTGCCTCAAAGACCCGGCCTGCAACGTGCGTAACGTGACGGAGCTTGCGCTCGACTACGGTTTTGCCCACCTGGGGCGGTTCGCCGAGCAGTACCGCCAGGCGTTTGGGGAGCTGCCGTCGCACACGCTGCAACAGCGCCGGTGTGCCTAGGCGGGGGGGAGGGCGTAACTGATGGCGCGGCGAACGCGGATAAAGCCGCCCCCTGTAGGAGCGGATTCATCCGCGAAGCCGCCACCGCCGTTTAGCGGCGGCGGAACAACGGCAACGGCTCGTCGGTAGCCGCCTGGTAGGTCACCGAGAAATCCTTGAGGCTTTCAAGGGCTTCGTACGGGTCTTTGTCGGCGCGCAGGGCAAAAGCGTCGAAACCGCAGCGGTGCAGGTAGAACAACTGGTCGCGCAGCACGTCGCCGATCGCCCGCAACTCGCCCGTGTAACCATAGCGGTCACGCAACAGGCGGGCGTTGGAGTAGTTGCGACCGTCGGTGAACGCCGGGAAGTTCAGCGCGATGACCTGGAAAAACTCGACGTCGACGCCGATTTCCTCGGCTTCTTCGTCGGCGTCCAGCCACACGCCCAGGCCGCCGTCACGGGCTTTCAGGGCGTGGGCGTGGTCGCGCCACAGGGCCAGCGGCACGATCAGGTCGTCGCAGTTGCTGATGCCATCGAGGGTCGCGTCCTTGGGCAGCAAGTGCCAGGTTTCGTCGACCACCGCGTTGTTTTTAATGATTCGCTGCATAGACGCGCTCCTTGAACAGGTCGATGCCGATACGCTGGTAGGTATCGATAAAACGCTCATCTTCGGTACGTTGTTCGATGTACACGTCGATCAGCTTGGAAATTACGTCCGGCATGGCGTCCTGGGCAAACGAAGGGCCGAGGATTTTGCCCAGGCTGGCATCGCGGCTGGCGCTGCCACCCAGAGAGACCTGGTAGAACTCTTCGCCTTTCTTGTCCACGCCCAGGATGCCGATGTGGCCCACGTGGTGGTGACCACAGGCGTTCATGCAGCCAGATATGTTCAGGTCCAGTTCGCCGATGTCGAACAGGTAGTCCAGGTCGTCGAAACGGCGCTGGATGGATTCGGCGATCGGGATCGACTTGGCGTTGGCCAGGGAGCAGAAGTCACCGCCCGGGCAGCAGATGATGTCGGTCAACAGGCCGATGTTCGGCGTGGCGAAACCACCTTCGCGCAGTTCCAGCCAGAAGGCGTGCAGTTTTTGCTGCTCGACGTCGGCCAGGATGATGTTCTGCTCGTGGGAGGTACGCAGTTGGCCGAAGCTGTAGCGGTCGGCGAGGTCCGCCACGGCGTCCAGCTGCTTGTCGGTCAGGTCGCCCGGGGCAACGCCGGTCGGTTTCAGTGACAGGGTCACGGCCACGTAGCCTGGCTTCTTGTGCGCCAGGGTATTGCGGGTACGCCAGCGGGCGAAACCTGGGTGCTCGGCATCCAATGCGCTCAGTTCGGCGGCGAAGTCCGGCAGGGCCAGGTACTCGGGGTCGACGAAGTGCTTGGCGACACGCTCAAGTTCGGCTTCGGTCAGCGTGGT contains:
- a CDS encoding DUF934 domain-containing protein, with the translated sequence MQRIIKNNAVVDETWHLLPKDATLDGISNCDDLIVPLALWRDHAHALKARDGGLGVWLDADEEAEEIGVDVEFFQVIALNFPAFTDGRNYSNARLLRDRYGYTGELRAIGDVLRDQLFYLHRCGFDAFALRADKDPYEALESLKDFSVTYQAATDEPLPLFRRR
- a CDS encoding AraC family transcriptional regulator gives rise to the protein MMESQLLGERSQVFAHADPHAVSDYVNRHVGNHCIVLPRRGQPLSSLNHKAFASLDLCRISYGASVRVTSHALETIYHLQVLLRGHCVWRSAQGEQCLGPGELLVINPHDPVDLTYSADCEKFILKVPTRLLEAVCEEQRWHTEGAGVRFVGNRYRLDQLDGFDRLLGMLCNEAESRDPLLRVQEHYAQIVASKMLTAMPSNLRREASGSAAMTFERIADYIQRHLKHAIDSNALAKVANMSQRSLYALFERHAGTTPGQYIRQQKLQRIQACLKDPACNVRNVTELALDYGFAHLGRFAEQYRQAFGELPSHTLQQRRCA